From Papaver somniferum cultivar HN1 unplaced genomic scaffold, ASM357369v1 unplaced-scaffold_16, whole genome shotgun sequence, a single genomic window includes:
- the LOC113337439 gene encoding uncharacterized protein LOC113337439, producing the protein MVESQHSKSIQGISVSRGAPPINHLLFSDDCLIFTHANLTSVNNLLQVLQDFSSQSGQVINFGKSYILFSNNMDLVVCDSLSNILGVQPMSKNEKYLGSPLIIGRSKVKAFERRLGNWQGTTIHQAGRSTMVKAFLNSIPMYQMSTFKMPKKILKKLDSIQRKFWWGFKSNKGFNLISWQNMCLSKDLGGLAFRDLEMMNHALLAKLAWRICHNSDNLLGQLLQAKYHKNEEFLHLHGERSNSSLVW; encoded by the coding sequence ATGGTTGAATCTCAACATTCAAAAAGCATACAAGGTATTTCAGTATCTAGAGGTGCACCACCTATTAATCATCTGCTATTTTCAGATGATTGCCTCATTTTTACTCATGCAAATTTAACCAGTGTGAATAATCTCTTGCAAGTTTTACAAGACTTTAGTTCACAATCTGGTCAAGTCATTAATTTTGGCAAATCTTATATCCTCTTCAGTAACAACATGGATCTTGTGGTATGTGACTCTCTAAGTAACATACTTGGTGTTCAACCTATGAGtaaaaatgagaaatatttgggATCTCCTCTAATTATTGGCAGATCAAAAGTCAAAGCATTTGAAAGAAGGTTGGGTAATTGGCAGGGCACTACAATACATCAAGCTGGTAGATCTACTATGGTTAAAGCATTTCTCAACTCCATTCCTATGTATCAAATGAGCACTTTCAAAATGCCAAAGAAAATTCTCAAGAAACTGGACTCTATTCAAAGAAAATTCTGGTGGGGGTTCAAATCTAATAAAGGTTTTAATCTCATTTCTTGGCAGAATATGTGTTTATCTAAAGATTTAGGGGGTCTGGCTTTCAGAGACTTAGAAATGATGAATCATGCACTTCTGGCTAAACTGGCGTGGAGAATTTGTCACAACTCTGATAATTTGCTGGGTCAATTACTTCAAGCCAAATATCATAAGAATGAGGAGTTTCTTCATTTACATGGTGAAAGAAGCAATTCTTCTTTGGTTTGGTAG
- the LOC113337431 gene encoding histone H2B.3-like — protein sequence MAPKVAEKKPAEKKPAEKKPAEEKKAEKTPAAKKPRAEKKLPSKDASSTDKKKKKSKKSVETYKIYIFKVLKQVHPDIGISSKAMGIMNSFINDIFEKLAAESSRLARYNKKPTITSREIQTAVRLVLPGELAKHAVSEGTKAVTKFTSS from the coding sequence ATGGCGCCGAAAGTAGCAGAGAAGAAACCGGCAGAGAAAAAACCAGCAGAAAAGAAACCCGCTGAAGAAAAGAAAGCTGAGAAAACACCAGCAGCAAAGAAACCCAGAGCCGAGAAGAAATTACCAAGCAAAGATGCTTCATCaacagataagaagaagaagaaatcaaagaaatcagTTGAGACTTACAAGATCTACATCTTCAAAGTTCTAAAGCAAGTTCATCCTGATATTGGTATTTCAAGTAAAGCTATGGGTATCATGAACAGTTTCATTAATGATATCTTCGAGAAACTCGCTGCTGAATCGTCCAGATTAGCAAGGTACAACAAGAAGCCAACCATTACTTCTCGAGAGATTCAAACTGCTGTTCGTCTTGTTCTTCCTGGTGAATTGGCTAAGCATGCTGTTTCTGAGGGTACCAAAGCTGTTACTAAGTTTACTAGTTCTTAA